One Bradyrhizobium sp. ISRA464 genomic window carries:
- a CDS encoding YeeE/YedE thiosulfate transporter family protein, giving the protein MHNFAPLSGLLGGVLIGLAAALLMLLTGRIAGVTGIVGGALLGGSADRGWRIAFVAGLIAAPLIAALFGAPLPRPQMNASLVVIAIAGLLVGFGTRMGNGCTSGHGVCGFARLSGRSIAATCIFLLTAIATVAIVRHGLGG; this is encoded by the coding sequence ATGCATAACTTCGCTCCCCTCTCCGGCCTCCTCGGCGGCGTGCTGATCGGGCTCGCCGCGGCGCTGCTGATGCTGTTGACCGGGCGGATCGCCGGCGTCACCGGCATTGTCGGCGGCGCGCTGCTGGGCGGTTCCGCCGACCGCGGCTGGCGCATCGCCTTCGTCGCGGGGCTGATCGCGGCGCCATTGATCGCAGCGCTGTTCGGCGCGCCGCTGCCGCGGCCTCAGATGAATGCGAGCCTCGTGGTGATCGCGATCGCGGGGCTCCTGGTCGGGTTCGGCACCCGGATGGGCAATGGCTGCACCTCCGGCCACGGCGTCTGCGGCTTTGCCCGGCTGTCCGGCCGCTCGATCGCGGCGACTTGCATCTTCCTGCTGACGGCGATCGCGACGGTCGCGATCGTGAGGCACGGGCTGGGAGGCTAG
- a CDS encoding RidA family protein — translation MTVIKHFPPPPGIKAPPLSFGARVGDLLFISGIPGFDANGNLPDGFEAQFANVVINFRRVLDEAGATMRDLVKVNVLLTRASDVATMNALYAGAFGPPPYPARTTCVVVALPNPKMLIEIEGVASVKG, via the coding sequence ATGACAGTGATCAAGCACTTCCCACCTCCGCCCGGCATCAAGGCGCCGCCGCTCTCGTTCGGCGCCCGCGTCGGCGATTTGCTGTTCATCTCCGGCATTCCCGGCTTCGACGCCAACGGCAATTTGCCCGACGGCTTCGAGGCGCAGTTCGCCAACGTCGTCATCAATTTCAGGCGCGTGCTTGATGAAGCGGGCGCCACGATGCGCGACCTCGTCAAGGTCAACGTGCTGCTGACGCGCGCGTCCGACGTCGCGACGATGAACGCGCTCTATGCCGGCGCGTTCGGTCCGCCGCCCTATCCCGCGCGCACCACCTGCGTGGTGGTGGCGCTGCCCAATCCGAAGATGCTGATCGAGATCGAAGGCGTGGCGTCGGTGAAGGGGTGA
- a CDS encoding DUF6691 family protein, translating into MQILASFICGLIFGAGLLISGMTYPQKVLGFLDIFGAWDATLAFVMAGAVAVTAAGFAIARHRAAPALSARFLWPDRSDIDAPLVTGAVLFGIGWGLVGICPGPALVNLAGLTLPIVVFVVAMILGMIGYEFWRRRQATPRAVQSTALPSRADG; encoded by the coding sequence ATGCAGATTCTCGCCAGCTTCATATGCGGGCTGATCTTCGGCGCGGGCCTTTTGATCTCGGGCATGACCTATCCGCAGAAGGTGCTCGGCTTCCTCGACATCTTCGGCGCCTGGGATGCGACGCTCGCCTTCGTGATGGCGGGCGCCGTGGCTGTCACGGCGGCCGGCTTTGCAATCGCGCGGCACCGCGCCGCGCCCGCGCTCTCGGCCCGCTTTCTCTGGCCCGACCGCAGCGATATCGATGCACCGCTGGTCACAGGTGCGGTGCTGTTCGGCATCGGCTGGGGCCTTGTTGGCATCTGCCCCGGGCCGGCGCTGGTCAACCTTGCCGGCCTCACGCTGCCGATCGTGGTGTTCGTCGTGGCGATGATTTTGGGCATGATCGGCTACGAATTCTGGCGCCGGCGCCAGGCCACACCGCGTGCCGTGCAAAGCACTGCCCTTCCCTCTCGCGCAGACGGGTGA